In one window of Candidatus Schekmanbacteria bacterium DNA:
- a CDS encoding NAD(P)-dependent glycerol-3-phosphate dehydrogenase, whose protein sequence is MSAGEKVEKLTVLGAGSWGTAIANLLANNGHRVHLWCYEKETAEEIKKERTNSVYLPGITLSNDIIPTTSLEEACSNSKRIISVVPSQFTRSVIEKAKPFIPNECFFVSASKGIEKESLCTMSQVIKETLGNEKKYNLVTLGGPTFAIEVAKKLPTVMVIASESEEASRQFQMLFSNHHFRAYTNNDIIGVELGGAIKNVIAIAAGIVSGLGGGHNTIAALITRGIAEISRLGISMGAKLLTFAGLAGIGDLILTCTGNLSRNRTVGYRIAKGESLSDILSGMKMVAEGVETSKSVEGLAKKQNVEMPICHEVYLILFHNKKPSDAIKSLMERNLKKEFQEGIM, encoded by the coding sequence ATAAGTGCAGGTGAAAAAGTGGAAAAATTAACAGTACTTGGTGCAGGCAGTTGGGGCACAGCAATTGCCAATTTGCTTGCCAACAATGGACATCGTGTCCACCTTTGGTGCTATGAAAAGGAAACAGCCGAAGAAATAAAAAAAGAGAGGACAAACAGCGTCTATTTGCCGGGAATAACCTTATCTAATGATATTATTCCAACTACTTCTCTCGAGGAAGCTTGTTCTAATTCAAAAAGAATCATTTCTGTTGTACCCTCACAATTCACAAGAAGCGTCATAGAAAAAGCCAAACCTTTTATTCCAAATGAGTGTTTTTTTGTAAGTGCATCAAAAGGCATAGAAAAAGAATCTCTTTGCACAATGTCTCAGGTGATAAAAGAAACGCTCGGTAATGAGAAAAAATACAATTTGGTAACATTAGGCGGACCTACATTTGCAATTGAAGTTGCCAAAAAGCTTCCTACTGTTATGGTGATTGCTTCTGAATCTGAGGAAGCTTCACGGCAGTTTCAGATGCTCTTTAGCAATCACCATTTCCGCGCATATACAAACAATGACATAATAGGGGTAGAACTTGGAGGTGCAATCAAAAATGTAATAGCTATTGCCGCCGGTATCGTATCTGGATTAGGCGGAGGACACAATACGATAGCGGCTCTAATAACACGCGGAATAGCAGAAATATCAAGACTTGGCATATCAATGGGTGCAAAACTTCTAACATTTGCAGGATTAGCAGGTATAGGTGATTTAATTCTAACTTGTACAGGAAACCTCAGCCGAAACCGCACAGTCGGATACAGGATTGCCAAAGGAGAATCACTGTCAGATATTCTTTCAGGGATGAAAATGGTTGCAGAGGGAGTGGAAACATCAAAATCAGTTGAAGGGCTTGCTAAAAAACAAAATGTGGAAATGCCAATTTGTCATGAAGTTTATTTGATTCTCTTTCATAACAAAAAACCCAGCGATGCCATAAAATCGTTGATGGAAAGAAATTTGAAGAAAGAGTTTCAAGAAGGGATTATGTAA